The Acomys russatus chromosome 3, mAcoRus1.1, whole genome shotgun sequence genome has a window encoding:
- the LOC127187031 gene encoding LOW QUALITY PROTEIN: 40S ribosomal protein S18-like (The sequence of the model RefSeq protein was modified relative to this genomic sequence to represent the inferred CDS: deleted 2 bases in 1 codon): MSLVIPEKFQHILRVLNTNIDGRRKIGFAITAIKGVGRRYAHVVLRKADIDLTKRAGELTEDEVERVITIMQNPRQYKIPDWFLNRQKDVKDGKYSQVLANGLDNKLREDLERLKKIRAHRGLRHFWGLRVCGQHTKTTGRRGRTVGVSKKK, translated from the exons ATGTCTCTAGTGATCCCCGAGAAGTTCCAGCACATTCTGCGAGTACTCAACACCAACATCGATGGGCGGCGGAAAATAGGCTTTGCCATCACTGCCATTAAGGGTGTGGGGCGGAGA TATGCTCATGTGGTGTTGAGGAAAGCAGACATTGACCTCACCAAGAGGGCTGGAGAACTCACGGAGGATGAGGTGGAGCGAGTGATCACCATCATGCAGAACCCTCGCCAGTACAAGATCCCAGACTGGTTCCTGAACAGACAGAAGGACGTGAAGGACGGAAAGTACAGCCAGGTCCTGGCCAACGGTCTGGACAACAAGTTGCGTGAGGACCTGGAGCGACTGAAGAAGATCAGAGCCCACAGGGGTCTGCGCCACTTCTGGGGTCTTCGTGTCTGCGGTCAGCACACCAAGACCACTGGCCGCCGTGGCCGCACTGTGGGTGTGTCCAAGAAGAAATAA